Below is a genomic region from Brassica oleracea var. oleracea cultivar TO1000 chromosome C9, BOL, whole genome shotgun sequence.
TCGTTCACCATCAATCAACCAAGGTGTCGACCAAACCGATATAGAAAGACCATTACCAACCGTGTTCCTTAAGCCTTTTTCCAAAAGTTCTCTACCATGCAAAATACTGCGCCATGCGTAGGAAGGTCTGGACCCAAGAGTTGCAGATAAGAAGGAACCATTAGAAAAGTATCTACTTTGCAGAAACCGACTCAGGAGGGAGTCTTGGTTTGAGAGAATCCTCCAAGCTTGTTTAGCAAGGAGAGATTGATTGAATAATTCAATATCCTTAAAACCCATTCCTCCCATTTCCTTTGAAATACAAAGCTGATCCCAACTATAGCAATGTATTTTACTTTTATCCTCTGTTGCTTGCTACCAAAAAGCTGCCTTTGCTGATTTGAGGTTGTTACATGTGGTTTTAGGAAGTTTAAAACAAGTCACGACATATATAGGAATAGCCATAGCCACAGATTTTAAAATAACCTCCTTTCCAGCTTGAGAAAGAAATCTAGAATACCAACCAGACATTCTGCCTTTCATTTTGTCTTGTATATATGCAAGCATTTCGACCTTGGAACCACTGAAACATTCCGGAAGACCAAGATAGGAACCAGCTCCTCCTTCCGAATAAATACCAAGCTTTGACTGAATTTGTGCTTTAAGAGGTGGACATGTGTTTTTGCCGAAAGTGAGTGATGATTTGGAAAGATTTATGACCTGACCTGTAGCTTCTCCGTACTTGAGAAGGATGTCTTGAAAGACTTGACACTGAGAAAGTTCGGCCTTAAATAGAAACAGACTATCGTCTGCAAAAAGAAGATGGTGAACTTCCGGGCCTGCCAAGTTGAATTGAATTCCATTCAAATCTCCTCTAAGTGAAGCTTGATTCATCATGTGAGTAAGACCTTCGGTGCAAAGAACAAAGAGGAAAGGTGAGATAGGATCGCCTTGTCTTAGTCCTCTTTTTGGAGAAATGTAGCCGTAAGATTGACCATTCAAAAGGACTGAATAGGTGACTGTAGTAACACAAGACATGATCCATTTCACCCAGAGATTGTCAAAACCAAGAGATAGAAGTAATGCTTGAAGGTAATTCCATTCCACTCTGTCAAAAGCTTTTGACATATCCGTTTTTGCTGCCATGTAAGATTTTGAGATCACTTCATGAGTTCGAAGACTATGGACTGCTTCATGAGCCAAAATAATGTTATCAGATACAAGCCTATCTGATACAAAAGCTGATTGAGTTCGAGATACTATCTCTGGAAGAAAACGTTGAAGTCTTGAGGCTAGAATCTTGGAAATGGTCTTGTACATTACCGTACATAGGCTGATGGGTCTCAGATCAGACATTACCGAAGCAGTTGTCTTCTTTGGAATCAGACAAATCTGCGTGTAATTCCAATATGAAGGCATATCACCAGTCTCAAAAAACAAAAGAACCTCTTTAGTAAGTTGATCTCCCACTATATCCCAATATTTTTGAAATGAAAAACCTGACATCCCATCAGCTCCAGGAGCACTATCAGGTTTGATTGAAAAAACCGCTTCCTTAACTTCTTCTTTGGTGATCTTTCTTGTGAGAATCAGGTTCATATTATTTGAGACTCTTACCGGTAAGTCTCTAAGAAGGTCAGAGTAATCCACCGAGTTGGAGGATTTAAAGAGCTCACTGAAGTAGTGAATGGCAACTTGACCTTTAGAAGCTTCAGACCGTTGAAAAACCCCATTGATGTCTTGAAGTTTAACGATCTCATTTCTTGATCTCGCCACTTTAACTGCAGCATGGAAAATTTTGGTATTCCCGTCACCATGAAGGATCCAATCATCCTTACACTTTTGCTTCCAAAAGTTTTCCTCATCTTTGTAAGCCTTAACTAAGGATTTTGTAAGATTTTCCATTCTGGGGAAGGAGGGATTCATCGAAGACTGTTCTTGTTCTAGTTCCACTTGAATCTTCGAGATCCTTAATTTGGAATTGGAGACATTCTCTTTTTTCCATCTACTTAACGCCTGTCTACACAATTTGATGCGAGAGGCAATGTTGATGTTTGGATTTGGAGAAGGAGAGTTCCACGCTTTGTTTATGGTTTCAAAGACTAAGGGTTTTTGGAAAAGTCTTTTATCAAACTTGAAGGATCCTCTGTAAGAGTCTTGAGACGAGATTAACTTGATCAAAACAGGGCGATGGTCAGAGCCTCTTTTATCAAGAAAGGCTTGGTTTGAAGCCGGAAATTGATCAAACCATTTTTGATTTCCAAAAGCTCTGTCAAGCCTACTCTGAATCCAAAGGTTATCTCTCTTTCCACTCCATGTGAAAGGGTTCCCCGTACTTGGAAGTTCTATCATGCCGCAAATTTCTAGCATTTCCGAAATATCTTGAAAGGTGGAGTCACTCCTTCTTAGACCCCCAATCTTCTCACAGTTATTTAAAATTTCGTTAAAATCTCCAAACATGCACCAACTACTATCCCTATTGATACTGAATCTAATCAAACGCTCCCAAACAAGATGTCGCAGAATTATAGTTGGGTTGTCGTAAACATACGAGACATAGAACACTTATCTTCATACATGATTTTAATATCCATAACATTCTTGTTCGCATACAAAATATTCACCCCAACACTGTTCTTCCAAAAAAAAGCAAGACCCCCCCAAGTATTTACCGGGTCGACAGTGTAGACATGATCATAACCTAACCAACATTGCATATCTACAAGAGAGTTGTGAGCATTCATCGTTTCCATTAAAAAAAGCACCTCAGGAAAGTACGTACGTCTTAGTTCCGTGAGGCGTTGAACTGTCAGGCCATGAGGATCTCCCAAGCCCCGGCAGTTCCAGCTGATGAAACTCATTAGGCTTTGGACGGTCCCTCATGCGGGACCATCTGTGATGCATTGCTCTTAGCAGCCTTGGATGCAACAACCAATTGAACTCCTTCTTTGTTTTTGAGCAGACTATCTTGAGATGAATTCTGAGCATTCTTCTTATCTGTCCTGAAAGATCCGAAGAGATCATCTTCTGATTTACGTTTTTTGCTAGGAGTCGCGACATCAGAAGTAGAAGCCAAAGTCTCCTTTGTATCCTTTTTCATCTTCTTAGGAGTTTTAGGAATCCTTTTGTATCTTCCACTCTTCCTTTTTGGCTTCTCAGTAGGTGTTGAGATGTTTGAGCCACCAGAGAAGGAGAGGTTTGAGATCTGAGTTGAGGGAATTAAACCAGGAGGCAATGAGAGTCTACAGAAAACAATTATTGAGTGGATTAGTCAATGAATGTCCTGCAGATATTGCCGATGCCATAAGCTTCTGAGGCTGAGAGGTAGTTTCGGATTCACAAGAAGCTTTCTCGAAATCGAAGACGATCCCTTTACCCTTATCAAGGTTTGTTGTGAAGATCGGAGGAGAGATAAGTTGTAACATCGCTTTTTGTATAATAGGATTTTTCTCAGCTTCTTTCACCGAGAAAATCACTCTCTGCTCCCTAGCATGTCTCTCTTCTTTACTTGAGGCAAGGAGGTAATTTCGCATTTCTTGAAGAACCTCCGGAGCAATGCGAGGACGACCCGAGAGAGGATTAATACCAACTTGATCCTCATGTAAGACTCCAAACAGAGGATCACCTTCAGAGAGGAAGGTATGGTTGGAAGTAGGAAGAGAGAGACGGTTTTTACTAGTTTCCACCGCACGCATGTTCTGTTTGTAGGCCAAGAGAGGACAATGTTCCTTTGCATGTGTGAGCCGTTGACATTCCGTGCATCTTTTCTGGACTTTTTCATAGAAATAGTAGATGGTAGTTTGACCACCACCAGGTAAGTTGAGAACCCTTGATTTCTTGAGAGGTTTGGTGACTTCAATACTAATCTTCACACGAACATAGTCTTGCCTCGGAGACTTTTCAGGATCAAAAGCGACCACTTCAACATGACCAATTAGTTCACCGAGCTCAGTGATGGCTGGCTTTGTATAGTGATTAACCGGAATGTTGCTTATTCTGACCCATATTGATACTGATTGGAGATAACCCAAAGGAGGGGTTTCAACCCATTTTTTTATGGCTAAACCCGAATCATTATGAGTTTGCATGCCTTTGTCGAGAACATCTTGAAGATCATTTGCATGCGAAAAGATGAACTGGAATCTTTCTTTGGTGAGAGCGATACCTCTAACCCGATTAACCTTTTGCCACTTCCTTTGGCATGTCTAGAATCAGATTAGCCATATTCTGGAATCTTGGGTTAAGAAGACGGCCTATCTGGCTGCATGCATTTCTTTCTGTGGCGTAGAACTGAGGAAAATCTGGTAGGTTAAAAGGAGCATCATCATCTTTCAAAGAGAGGGCTAAAAGGGCGTTATCCATCTCAGAAGACATGATGAATCAGAACTTAAGATTTAAGAGAAAGGATATGATAATCGGATAAGGTAATTAGGAGACAGGTATGAAAAGACAAAGATCTTTCTTGTTGAATAAACCAAGAAAGATGGTCCAGGGCTCTAGAAAGGAATATTCTATAGAGAGAAAATTCTTATTTTATTCTGCTCAGTCGATGGTATATTTAGATAAATCATTTTTCAATATGTTTTAACTGTCGATTCTTTCTAATAGTGATTTGTCTTCTTTATTTCGGACGTGTGTGCGGGGTCTATCATCATTAATGTGACCCTAACGTCGTCGAAAATTATTTTAGAAAATAAAAAGGTAACTGTTTGCTAATTATTATGCTATTGACAAAAGAAAACTAAGTATTCCTTATATATTAAAAAAAAATTACAACATTTTAAGT
It encodes:
- the LOC106314778 gene encoding uncharacterized protein LOC106314778; amino-acid sequence: MDNALLALSLKDDDAPFNLPDFPQFYATERNACSQIGRLLNPRFQNMANLILDMPKEVAKDVLDKGMQTHNDSGLAIKKWVETPPLGYLQSVSIWVRISNIPVNHYTKPAITELGELIGHVEVVAFDPEKSPRQDYVRVKISIEVTKPLKKSRVLNLPGGGQTTIYYFYEKVQKRCTECQRLTHAKEHCPLLAYKQNMRAVETSKNRLSLPTSNHTFLSEGDPLFGVLHEDQVGINPLSGRPRIAPEVLQEMRNYLLASSKEERHAREQRVIFSVKEAEKNPIIQKAMLQLISPPIFTTNLDKGKGIVFDFEKASCESETTSQPQKLMASISNLSFSGGSNISTPTEKPKRKSGRYKRIPKTPKKMKKDTKETLASTSDVATPSKKRKSEDDLFGSFRTDKKNAQNSSQDSLLKNKEGVQLVVASKAAKSNASQMVPHEGPSKA